From Microcoleus sp. bin38.metabat.b11b12b14.051:
GCGCGATCGACTGCCAGAGATGCCAAACGCTGCTGGTACTCTTCGACTTGGGCTTGATTTCCCTCAAATATGCCGTCCAAAAGCAAATAAGTGAAAAATAGCGGCCACTCGCATTCTATATGCTCGAACTGCTTTAATTCTGTCGGCTCGTAATGCAGGCGATCGGCATCTTCTAAAACTGTTTGGTGTCCGTCGCGCAGAAACCGCTTGCAGCCGTAATTTCCCTGCAATTTGTCGATAATTTTATTACGAGTCCGTGCTACTAATTCTTTATCTTCCACAGCAAAAGCCGGAAAACTAATTACGCTCAACAAAGCGGCATCTACTTCTTTTGAACTAGATTCGCGAGGCAAAAGCGACTCTAAAGTAATGCGACTTCTAGCAATTTCATCCGGCAAAACGTGAATAACAGAAGCTTGAGAACCATTAACTCCGAACAAATCCAATCCATTGATTGCTTCTAGCGCTGCTTTTGCCATGCCAACGGAACTAGCATTCAATTCGGCATTACCGCGATTGATTTTATGGCCTCTTTCCCAAATTCCGTAATCGGGCGTGCGGTAAGCTCTGCCAATGTAGTAAACTAAATTTTGGACAAAATTGACTTCATCGATTGTAAAAACTATATGCAATCCCGAAGCCGTCATTTGAGCCAGAATCAACAGAAATATAGATGTAGCGTCTAACTGTAAATGTCCCCACTCATCATCACCGACAACAATACTGCCAGTTTGAGTATTGTATTTAGCGTGTAGGGCATCTAGCGGCAACTGAGTATTTTTAAAACGTTCGACTTTGTTTGCTTGCTGCATCATGGCAAACATCAACCCGCGCATTAGTTTGACTGTGCTGTGTTCGAGTTCAAATGTTCGACCGCGATCGCCATCAATTTTGCGGTAAGCTAAACCCAAACCCCAAACTGCTAAAATGCTGTACACGTTATCTCGCACCCAGGCATCGGTGTAGTCGCCGTGGGCGTTAACGGCGGTACTCGCCGGCAGCAAACCAGTGATTGGGTTCTGGCGTTTGAGGATGACGTTTTTGATTTGCTGGTAGTAATAATCTAACCGGGTTTGCCGCTGGGTTGTTGCGATCGCCATTTCGTTTTCCTTGGTTTTCCTGATGCGAGCTCAATTGCGATGAATAGACTTTTAAATATATCAGAGATTCTATCATTTCTCAAGTTCTGCAAACAAAACAAGGTAATTGCCATGTCTAGCCGCAACAACAACAACAACACAGTTCCTTTCGTCAAGATTGTCTACTCTACAGTGAAGATTAATGGTAAAATTGAACTCGTGCCGATGGAATGGTACGCTGACGGCTCTGTTAAGAAAATTCAACACTAATGAGCGATCGCACAGGTTGAAATTTTAGATTTTAGATTTTAGATTTTAGATTGGGGAGTTGAAGCATTGCTAATTAACTGGCGAGCACCTCACAGCAAGCGAGGGAACCGCTATACCAGCAAGCGAGCAAGAGGGCGATCGCACTTTACACGAAAACTCTAACAAACTAGCGCGCTGCGTACCAAAAACCCGGTTTCTGGGCCACGGAATGATGACTTAACAGACTCTTGGTGGCAGAAACCGGGTTTTTTTACTTCCAAAACTGGCAAGTGCGTCGATCGCCAAACTAAGCTAATTTAAATAACTAGGTGTGTAGGAATCTCACAGAAAGAAATATGGATCGATCGCGCCCGCAATTCTCAGTGCTGGGACTACCAGTTCACATATTAGACGATTACGCAGGTTGGCTGATACAGCGCCTGCATCAAGGGTTGGGAAGTCACGTCGTGACACTGAATGCTGAAATGGCAATCCAAGCCGAGCAAAATCCGGCTTTAGCCGATGTAATTCGCTCTGCGGATCTCGTGATACCAGACGGTTCGGGAGTAGTGCTGTATTTGCGAATGCGCGGCAAACCGGTGCAGCGGTTTCCCGGGATTGAATTAGCAGAATCGCTACTGCAACAGGCTGGAAAATTGCCGGCTTCGGAACCGATATTTTTCTTTGGAGGTTCCCCCGGAGTGACGGCGAAGGCAGCGGAAACTTGGCAGCAAAAAATTAATCGACTGTCGATTTCTGCTCAACACGGCTATCTTTCGGCAGATGAAGAAACAGAATTCTGTGAAAACCTCAAACAAATGCAGCCAAAAATCATTTTTGTCGGCTTGGGAGTGCCGCGCCAAGAGTTTTGGATTGCGAAAAACCGACATCTTTGTCCGCAATCGATTTGGGTGGGAGTTGGCGGCAGTTTTGATATTTGGGCGGGAACAAAAGACCGCGCACCGGCTTGGTTTTGTGACAATCATTTAGAATGGTTGTATCGGCTTTATCAAGAACCTTGGCGCTGGCGCCGGATGTTGGCTTTGCCACAATTTGCGTTGAGGGCTTTGGGGGATTTGCGAGGGTGAAAGCTCTGTTTAATAAAATAGGTTCGTAGTGAGGACTTTAGTCCTCTGAAAAAGAAGGACTGAAGTCCTCACTACGAACCTGAAAAAGAAGGACTGAAGTCCTCACTACGAACCTGAAAAAGAAGGACTGAAGTCCTCACTACGAACCTGAAAAAGAAGGACTGAAGTCCTCACTACGAACCTGAAAAAGAAGGACTGAAGTCCTCACTACGAACCTGAAAAAGAAGGACTGAAGTCCTCACTACGAACCTGAAAAAGAAGGACTGAAGTCCTCACTACGAACCTGAAAAAGAAGGACTGAAGTCCTCACTACAAACCTGTTTTTTCGTTGGTGGCTAGACAATGTAGGGAGAGTCGATCGCCTTGGCGCGATTAATTGCTACCAAAGTCTGGTAAATTAAAGCTGAAATCTCGCCCCGGGTGATGTCCCGCTGCGGTGAGAGCCGATCGCGCGCCGGATAGTTTACTACAATCTTTAAAGCAGTTGCTGTTGCTACGGCGCTTAAAGCAAAATTAGGAATTTGACTGCGATCGCTGTAAACTTTCAAAATATCGGGATTTGGGCCCTTAAGTTCCAAACCGTTAACCAAAGAGACGATCGCCTCAGTCTTCGTCAAATTCTGATTCGGGCCGAACTTCAAGCCCGGAAACCCTGACAAAAACCCCGCCCGATTCGCCCGTTCGATCGCACTTTTCGCCCAAAAACTCGCAGAAACATCGATGAAATTTGTCGCTTGTGCCTTCGGAATCGGACTAAACGCAGTCACCAACAACGCTGCATATTGAGCGCGATTTAAACTGTTGTCAGGCCCGAAAGAACCGTCAGGAAAACCGCTAATTATATTCGCCGCAGCCAAAGCTTCAATAAACTTTTCTGCCCAATGTCCAGAAATATCGCTGAACGTTGCACCGCCGATATTCGGATTCCCTCCCCCCTTTCTCACAGCAGCTTGCACGGCCTTAAAAGCATTCACTTTTCCGTAACCAAACCAATCGCTGCGGCGGCTGTTAGCATCGTAATTTCCCAACCGATTACCCAACTGCGGATCGGGATCGGCATCGACAATTTTATCGGCAGTTTGTTCGAGAATTCCCCGCACTTCCCGCGCTGTCAAACGAGGGTTAGCCGATAGCATTAAACCTGCTACTCCAGCGACTACTGGAGTGGCGCTGGAAGTGCCGCCAAAGGTATCGGTGTAGTCCCCCGAGTCGTAGCCCGCAACCCCGACTCGATCGTCCGTAAACACGCCCAAACCGGGCAAATACTGCGTCACTTCCGGCCCTGTCGCAATAAATCCGGTTTGTGGTAGCCAGGTTCCCGGGGGCGCGTTGTTGCTGGGGGCGCAAACCGAGATACTGCTGCCCCAATTGCTGTAGGCTGCTTTTTTGTTGAGGGAAGTGGAAGCAGCCACGGCAATCACATCCGGGTGCACTGCAAATCCTGACAGCCAATTAGTTCGATCGCCCACAACGTTATTTTGCCAGCCTTTTTCGTCCACAGTGCCGTTGACTGGGCGGTTGGCATTCCCCGCAGCGAACACAATCACGCAGCCTCTGCCGCCCCGCCCTTGGGTGGCTGCTTTGGTGATGACGGCACTTTGGCGCAGGGAAAGCGGATAGTAAAGTGCTCCTGGGCCCCAACTGCAAGAGATGACGGCGGCGCCTTTTTCTACTGCCCAATTGAATATTTTTTCGATCGACTCATCATCAAGAAAACCCGTGGTACGGATGGGCATCAGGGCGCATCCGGGGGCGACTCCGACAATGCCTTTGCCGTTTTCTTCCGCAACGGCGACACCGGCACAACTTGTCCCGTGGTTGTCCGAATCGGCAACTGGCATCGGGGAAGTATCGCCGTCTTTGAAATCGATGGGTGAGACGATTTTGCCTTGGCCTTCAAAATCGGGGTGCGTCAGATCGACTGAATCGTCTGCGATCGCAATTACGATCGATCGCACGCCGCGAGTCATATCCCAAGCTTGTTCTGCATAGATCTGAGCACCGCCCACAAGTTGGTCACCACCTTTGTTATTGAGATACCACTGTTTGGGATAAAGCGGATCACGAGGTGTATAATGTTGCTGAGTTTCTAGGATAATATTGGGTTCCGCGATCAAAACTTCTGGATATCTTGTCAAGCGGTTGGCAATTTTGATCGGGTTTTCAGTTGCTTGTTTGCTGACGAAGCAGATGAAAGTGTTGGGAATGCCTTCGACTGGCCGATTTATGGTTAAACTTGCTGCATTGGCGATCGACTTTCGCGACTCTTCGTTTACTTGTTCGCCAAATTGAATAGTAATTTGATCTGTCAAATAAAAGAATGTACTCGGATTATTTGCGGGACAATAAACATGACTAGCAAAAGCTACCGCATCGCTGGCGCGGGCGGCTTGCATTGCTGCATCTAGGTTTTCCGGCGCCACTAGATATTCTTCGAGATTGCTTTGGCTGACGCGACGGTTAAGTTTTGCCTGATTTGTTGCAGCCCAATTGTTCGAGGCTGATACTGTTGATGAGAGGCTGACTGTAAAGCGGTTAGGAACTTTTGACAGCAACAATTCATCGCCGCCGCGCTGCAAAATTATTGCCAGACTTGCTTCGGGAACTCCGATACCTTGATAGTTTTGGAGGATGGCGGAGGTTGGTTTGCTTGGTTGTACCATCAGAAATGTCCCTGTTTGATTTTGGAGAGAAGACGGGCGGTTGCAACCGCCTGATCTCTTCAACCCGCGGAGGCGGGTGAAAGTTTGTGTAGACGCGGTTTCAACCGCCGTATTATCTTATCTCTTCTCTCAAATAAACACGCTAGGATTAATGTTAAAAAATTCTCCCAGCGCCTTAGCTTGAGCTTTGCTAATCGCCCGTTTGCCATTAACCACCTCAGATACTACTCCTTTGGAACCAATCACGCCGACTAAATCGGCTTGTTTGAGTTCGCGAACTTCCATGAGATGTAACAGAACATCTTGGGGACTCGCTTCTGGGATTGGGTAATATTTTGATTCGTATTCTTCGATCAACAGCCCCCAGAGACTTAGTAAAGTTTCTTCTTCTAGGGTTAATTCTTCCTTAGACATCAGAGATCCTAATTCTGCGAGGGCAAGATCGTAATCTTCTTCGTTCAGGATGGGCTTAGGCTGAGATTTCGCCAGCAGTTGACCGTAAGCTATTTTTTCAATTGTGATGTTCATAGTTCATTCAAGTTTTCATGAAAAAACGAAGAAGAAAGCAGGAAGAATATTGTCATGAAGTTGATCTAGGTGGGTGTTTGTTTCTTAGTGTCATGCTGTTAACCATTGGAATGAATGTTTTTGATTTATTGAATACATCAGGGCAATTGTAAAGATCCCTGATGTATTTAGTGAAAAATCAACCTATTTTTTCCTTAACTTCATGTTTATTATTCCAGTTGATTTTGCTATATTCGGCATGGGTTAAAAATTTCTTAAAAAGTACATATCCGGTGCTATAGTTAATTTGTACAATTAATCTATACCTATTGTGTTTCATATCAAAAATGGTATATCCATAGACTTGATCGACGGATTTAAAATACCCCTGTCGGATCTCTTGTAGCGATTTCCAATCGTTGTCTTCCATGACCTTGCACCAGGCTGCGATCGTACTCTGGGCATCGGCGTAGGGTTTGATCGCACTCTCCAGATTTTTCTTGGAAATTAGTCTCATTTCACAAGTACCCTTGCTTTGAAACGACACCTTTATGTTCGCATAGTGAGAACCTCATGTCAAGTCTCTACTATGATTTTCCTAAACAGCCTTTTGCCCGATCGCCCCTTTTGACATTTGAACAAAATTGGTTTACACTTAGCCGGTTGCGATCGCCAATGGTAAGATCGGCTCAAGCTAAATATCTTTTTAAAGCGCCGAGGCGCAAAGTAATTTCATGGTATACTCTGGAACTGTTTGCTGGCTTCGCTTCACTGCCCGGATGACGATCGGGGCGATCGCAGTTTTGACCCTGTTGCAACCGCTGCAAGCCCAAGCACAACAACCTTCTAGACCAGATAGCCGATCGCAAGTCGAACCTGCCGACGACCCCACAGACCCCAACAACCTCCGCCCTGTTACCCAAGATAGCAGCGTGCTGAGCATTGCAGGCGGTCAGCGTTTGATGACAGAAGCCAGTGGTGCTATTTCAAGTCAAAATTACACGCTAGCCGCTCAAAAACTCCAAGAATCCCGCCAAATTTTTAATCAACTCTCCAACTTCTACCAGCAACTGGGCAGCAGTTTTGCCGGAATTGACATCCGGTTGGCAGACAGCAACCGCACCAAAGCTGTGGAAACAGCCCAAATGCGCGACGAAGCTACCTATCGGCTGGCGTTGGTACACCGGGCGCAAAACAAGCCAGAACTCGCTGTTCCCCTACTGATTCAGATTATTCGATCGCAGCAGCCAACTCGCGACTTGGGCAAAAAAGCTTACCAGCAGTTACTGGAATTGGGTTTTGTGGATGCGCCCTATCCCCGGCCTGCTGCAACTCAACCGCGATCGTCTAACAAGTAGTTCCACTAAAATACTCAATACAGCCCTTTATCACAGAAACCAATGGTTACACCGTCTCAAGTAGCAGAAATGATTAAGGCAGAGTTGCCCGACGCTAAGATACAAGTTGACGATTTAACCGGCGGCGGCGACCATTATCAGGCGAGAGTAATCTCTGCCGCCTTTGAAGGGAAAAGCCGAGTCAAGCAGCATCAACTGGTTTACGGAGCTCTCAAAGAGGCAATGGCTAGTGAAGCTATCCACGCTTTGGCATTGGAAACCTTAACTCCCGCAGAATGGGCAGCCAAAAGTGAGGTTGCTTAGTTTTTCAGTGGCAATTGACGATCGCAAGTTTGTGCTAGTCTCAATATTTGCTTGAGAAACAATTGCAACCAAAGAAACCGGGTTTTTCACCGGTATCTATGGCTGTAACGAGAGATTTTCGTTAAAAACCCGGTTTCTGGGTAATGAGAAACAACTGTCAACGTTTAAAATTTTTTAAACAATCTTAGGAGATACCCATGACTACAGCACATGACCGAATTGAAGAATTGGTTAAGCAAAACAAAATCATGGTCTTCATGAAAGGCAATAAGTTAATGCCACAGTGCGGTTTTTCTAATACTGTGGTGCAAATTCTCAATACTTTGGGAGTGCCTTACGAAACTGTTGATGTGTTAGCAGACCAAGAAATTCGTCAAGGCGTTAAAGAGTATTCCAACTGGCCGACAATTCCCCAAGTTTATATCAACGGCGAGTTTATTGGCGGCTCGGATATTATGATCGAGATGTATCAAAAGGGCGAATTGCAAGAAGCTGTAGAAGTAGCTTTGGCTTCTTAGGATCGCAAATTAAATAACTTACAATTTTAATTGTTATTGTGGAACAGGCATCCTGCCTGTTCAAGACGGGCGGGACGCCCATCTCACAAACTTGTGGAAGTTATTTAATTGTCATTCCTTAAAGAAAACTCAAGGGAAAGGAAAAAAAAGTTGTGAGTTGTAAATTGTGAGTTAAAGACTTTAAAAATTCTGAGTTCCGAACTTAAAAGTTTCTCAAATTTCTAACTCTAACAACAGTAGGGCGGACACAACAGCCCCGCCCTACTAAACTTTTTATTTTGCAGCTACAGCTTGTGACTTCCTGACTCTGATACCATGTCCGATTAGCGATCGGTTGTTTGATCGTGAGGACTTTAGTCCTTATTCATTAAAAGCGTCAAGACAGGACTGAAGTCCGAACGATCAAACCTAGTAGGTTTATTAAACCGAATTTGGTGTTAATAGTAGTCGGCTTCAGTTTGTGTCTGTGGCTGTGGCATTTCAAAATTGGAAGGATCGTGAATGTAACGCGCTGCTTCTTCCTCTAATCTGTGAATCAGATAGGGTTCCAGGCTGTTACAATGTCGCAGGGCTGCGAGGTAGCCATCTAAGTAAAGCCGCAAATCATCGAAACGATAACCTCTATTCCACATTTCGACGAGGGCGTCGGTGAGTTTTTGGTAGTGCCGGATTGTTTGGGTGTCTTGTAGCATGGTGTGAGTTGAAATCCTTTGTGGTGTGTATAATGACGGCGGGATTTAGGAACTGCCCGGATTCACACTGAGCAAGCTCAGAAGAGAGGCGATTGCTAAATAAAAGTTTTTACCCTGCTCAACAGGCTACTACCCTCCATAAAAAATTTCACTCTCTGCAATGCAGTAGCTCAACTCCATCGCGCGCACCTACATAATTCATTGTGCGTTTAATAGAGTCAGGATATTGCTGAATTTGGCGATCGAACTGAGTGAGTGTTCCGGCTACCGAGCGAACGGTTGCAGGAATTTTAGTTTCAGTTGCGCGATTTGTCAACCTCCTAGGAGTTGGTACTCTGTCGGGGGCTGCGGTCAAAGCAGGCGGTTCGGGCATGGGATCGATCGGCTATAAGCTTTCCTATTCTTATTGTAAGCTCATCGCCAGAATCATTTAACGTTTATGGGGGCTGACGATCGCAATTTGACCAAATCTTTAAAATTCATACTAAAGGTTTGTTCGCAGCTTTAAACGCAGCTTATGCTTGAGTAGCGATGGTTACAAAACCTTGACAAAAGCTCTGTTAACCTGGTAGCCATTAGTGATAAGGGAAGCTCGCCGTTGTGGGATCTGCAAGTATTTCAATTGTTGAAGGAAATCCGCACCTGCGATCGCTCTTGGGCTGGCACCTACAGCAAGTCGGTCACTGGGTGCACCAATCAGCGGATATCAGTCATGCTAGGGAAATATTTTTCAGCCGCCAGCCAACCCTAGTCATTCTCGATGCCCAATTGCCTGATGGAGACGGTTTAGAATTTTGCCGCTGGCTGCAACAGCAACAGCAATCGCTGATTTTGATGCTGTCGGCGCGGAATTCGGAAGCGGATATTGTGGAAGGTTTGAAGTCGGGCGCCGACGATTACCTAACTAAACCGTTTGGGATGCAAGAATTTATGGCCAGGGTGGAAGCTCTGATGCGTCGCAACCGCACAATGGTACCGCCGGCGACGCTCGAATGCGGGCTGCTCAAAATTGACTTGGTACAGCGCCGAGTCAGGCTGCACGAGGAACACATCGAGCTGACTCCCCAGGAATTCAGCCTGCTGTACGTGCTGGCTCAAGCTGGAGGAGTGCCGCTTTCGCGATCGGATTTGCTGCGTCGCGCCTGGCCTGATGCGATTGACAACCCCCGGACGATAGACACTCACGTACTCTCTTTGCGTAAAAAAATCGAAATAGACCCACGACAGCCGAGTTTAATTCAAACCGTGCGGAATGTCGGCTACCGACTAAATCTGGAATTGTTGAATACAAATCAACCGCATTCACCCGTGCTTGGCGCTGTGACTTCTGAGACTATTATCAGCCGATAAGTTTGATTTTAGGTTGAGAATTGATGTGCGATCGCATCAGTCCTCGCAGCCATAATAAAATCGTTGCGGTGCAGCCCAGAAACCGAGTGAGTCCACCAAGTAACAGTAACTTTTCCCCACTCGGTTAACAGTGCGGGGTGATGCCCTTCAGTTTCTGCTGCTTCGCCGACGCTGTTAGTAAAGGCGATCGCACTTTTGAAATCCCGGAATTTGTAGGCACGTTCTAATTGAGGAATCCCATTTTTTTCA
This genomic window contains:
- a CDS encoding DUF6761 family protein — protein: MLQDTQTIRHYQKLTDALVEMWNRGYRFDDLRLYLDGYLAALRHCNSLEPYLIHRLEEEAARYIHDPSNFEMPQPQTQTEADYY
- the grxD gene encoding Grx4 family monothiol glutaredoxin, giving the protein MTTAHDRIEELVKQNKIMVFMKGNKLMPQCGFSNTVVQILNTLGVPYETVDVLADQEIRQGVKEYSNWPTIPQVYINGEFIGGSDIMIEMYQKGELQEAVEVALAS
- a CDS encoding response regulator transcription factor, translating into MGSASISIVEGNPHLRSLLGWHLQQVGHWVHQSADISHAREIFFSRQPTLVILDAQLPDGDGLEFCRWLQQQQQSLILMLSARNSEADIVEGLKSGADDYLTKPFGMQEFMARVEALMRRNRTMVPPATLECGLLKIDLVQRRVRLHEEHIELTPQEFSLLYVLAQAGGVPLSRSDLLRRAWPDAIDNPRTIDTHVLSLRKKIEIDPRQPSLIQTVRNVGYRLNLELLNTNQPHSPVLGAVTSETIISR
- a CDS encoding type II toxin-antitoxin system HigB family toxin, which produces MRLISKKNLESAIKPYADAQSTIAAWCKVMEDNDWKSLQEIRQGYFKSVDQVYGYTIFDMKHNRYRLIVQINYSTGYVLFKKFLTHAEYSKINWNNKHEVKEKIG
- a CDS encoding transcriptional regulator, with protein sequence MNITIEKIAYGQLLAKSQPKPILNEEDYDLALAELGSLMSKEELTLEEETLLSLWGLLIEEYESKYYPIPEASPQDVLLHLMEVRELKQADLVGVIGSKGVVSEVVNGKRAISKAQAKALGEFFNINPSVFI
- a CDS encoding S8 family serine peptidase, which translates into the protein MVQPSKPTSAILQNYQGIGVPEASLAIILQRGGDELLLSKVPNRFTVSLSSTVSASNNWAATNQAKLNRRVSQSNLEEYLVAPENLDAAMQAARASDAVAFASHVYCPANNPSTFFYLTDQITIQFGEQVNEESRKSIANAASLTINRPVEGIPNTFICFVSKQATENPIKIANRLTRYPEVLIAEPNIILETQQHYTPRDPLYPKQWYLNNKGGDQLVGGAQIYAEQAWDMTRGVRSIVIAIADDSVDLTHPDFEGQGKIVSPIDFKDGDTSPMPVADSDNHGTSCAGVAVAEENGKGIVGVAPGCALMPIRTTGFLDDESIEKIFNWAVEKGAAVISCSWGPGALYYPLSLRQSAVITKAATQGRGGRGCVIVFAAGNANRPVNGTVDEKGWQNNVVGDRTNWLSGFAVHPDVIAVAASTSLNKKAAYSNWGSSISVCAPSNNAPPGTWLPQTGFIATGPEVTQYLPGLGVFTDDRVGVAGYDSGDYTDTFGGTSSATPVVAGVAGLMLSANPRLTAREVRGILEQTADKIVDADPDPQLGNRLGNYDANSRRSDWFGYGKVNAFKAVQAAVRKGGGNPNIGGATFSDISGHWAEKFIEALAAANIISGFPDGSFGPDNSLNRAQYAALLVTAFSPIPKAQATNFIDVSASFWAKSAIERANRAGFLSGFPGLKFGPNQNLTKTEAIVSLVNGLELKGPNPDILKVYSDRSQIPNFALSAVATATALKIVVNYPARDRLSPQRDITRGEISALIYQTLVAINRAKAIDSPYIV
- a CDS encoding BolA family protein, with the protein product MVTPSQVAEMIKAELPDAKIQVDDLTGGGDHYQARVISAAFEGKSRVKQHQLVYGALKEAMASEAIHALALETLTPAEWAAKSEVA
- a CDS encoding WecB/TagA/CpsF family glycosyltransferase is translated as MDRSRPQFSVLGLPVHILDDYAGWLIQRLHQGLGSHVVTLNAEMAIQAEQNPALADVIRSADLVIPDGSGVVLYLRMRGKPVQRFPGIELAESLLQQAGKLPASEPIFFFGGSPGVTAKAAETWQQKINRLSISAQHGYLSADEETEFCENLKQMQPKIIFVGLGVPRQEFWIAKNRHLCPQSIWVGVGGSFDIWAGTKDRAPAWFCDNHLEWLYRLYQEPWRWRRMLALPQFALRALGDLRG
- a CDS encoding 4a-hydroxytetrahydrobiopterin dehydratase encodes the protein MEPLLKEHCAACLPNSPRVTAHEIIQLKPQIPDWNLIEKNGIPQLERAYKFRDFKSAIAFTNSVGEAAETEGHHPALLTEWGKVTVTWWTHSVSGLHRNDFIMAARTDAIAHQFST